One window of the Streptomyces sp. TS71-3 genome contains the following:
- a CDS encoding VOC family protein, translating into MTQPVLHWKLVVDAADPHAQAAFWGAALGYAVEDNSTLIERLLAQQALPPSATVEVGGRPAFRDLIAVRHPADPYDPDSGTGLGRRILFQRVPEPRVGKNRLHIDVHSGAGRRADEVARLEGLGAGVLRHVKEPGGEWTLMQDPEGNEFCVS; encoded by the coding sequence GTGACTCAGCCCGTACTGCACTGGAAACTCGTCGTGGACGCGGCGGACCCGCACGCGCAGGCCGCCTTCTGGGGCGCCGCGCTCGGCTATGCCGTGGAGGACAACAGCACCCTGATCGAGCGCCTGCTCGCCCAGCAGGCCCTTCCTCCGAGCGCCACGGTCGAGGTCGGGGGGCGTCCGGCGTTCCGGGATCTGATCGCCGTCCGGCATCCCGCGGACCCGTACGACCCCGACAGCGGCACCGGACTCGGCCGCCGCATCCTCTTCCAGCGGGTGCCGGAGCCCAGGGTGGGCAAGAACCGCCTGCACATCGACGTGCACTCCGGCGCGGGCCGGCGCGCGGACGAGGTCGCGCGCCTGGAAGGGCTCGGTGCGGGCGTCCTGCGGCACGTCAAGGAGCCCGGCGGCGAGTGGACGCTGATGCAGGACCCGGAGGGGAACGAGTTCTGCGTGAGCTGA